A part of Paenibacillus donghaensis genomic DNA contains:
- a CDS encoding ABC transporter permease, translating to MTIFLNCIRSVFQKGWSLLFIFIIPILLIVFLIVVTSQEVQYKVGIIDEDNTLFTQDFIEQLKGQYEIINLTSNDDVKGMVINSELDGGLLFQQGFTESLLNGEDVSVLICDLAGTDIFGPVKVYVSSYVSSAKQIARASGGDEKIFYQGMDYYKNSTFNVTYESAFKYAGSGRDVSNAVKSLGFIASGMIFLMTFSTRIILQDKLSGVYDRIAVTPVSRFSYLLQNMLACFVIAAIQSVLLLSIISSIVDFPFGQTSEQKQEVLLVCLAFSLVCVALGVAISRFSNTRLMAGSLSTLIYFPMLMLGGCFWPGEIMPKFAQQIGDFFPTTWFLQAGRDVIAGKGIAAASQQLIYMLSFAALLIFVSFIVRNEKVRT from the coding sequence ATGACAATATTTCTTAATTGTATTAGAAGTGTTTTCCAGAAGGGTTGGAGTTTGTTGTTTATTTTTATTATACCGATTTTACTGATTGTTTTTTTGATTGTGGTGACATCTCAGGAAGTTCAATATAAAGTTGGGATAATAGATGAAGACAATACCTTGTTCACTCAAGATTTTATAGAACAGTTGAAGGGGCAGTACGAGATTATCAATCTGACGAGTAATGATGATGTCAAAGGCATGGTTATCAATTCAGAACTAGACGGTGGGTTGCTTTTTCAGCAGGGCTTCACTGAAAGCTTGTTGAATGGTGAGGACGTCTCTGTATTAATCTGTGATTTAGCAGGTACTGACATCTTTGGTCCTGTAAAAGTGTATGTGTCAAGCTATGTATCTTCTGCAAAACAAATTGCAAGAGCGTCTGGAGGTGATGAGAAGATTTTTTACCAAGGCATGGACTATTACAAGAACAGCACGTTTAACGTTACATATGAAAGTGCGTTTAAGTATGCAGGTTCAGGACGAGACGTCAGCAATGCCGTAAAATCATTAGGATTTATTGCTAGTGGTATGATATTTCTCATGACATTCTCCACCAGAATAATCTTGCAGGATAAATTATCAGGTGTGTATGATCGTATTGCAGTTACGCCTGTTTCAAGATTTAGTTATCTCTTACAAAACATGCTGGCATGTTTTGTGATCGCTGCTATTCAATCAGTATTGTTACTGAGCATTATATCTAGCATAGTAGATTTTCCATTCGGGCAGACCTCTGAGCAGAAACAAGAAGTGTTGCTCGTGTGCTTGGCTTTCTCCCTTGTTTGTGTCGCTCTAGGTGTAGCAATCAGTAGATTCTCGAACACCCGCCTAATGGCTGGTTCGCTCTCGACTTTAATTTACTTTCCTATGCTAATGCTGGGGGGGTGTTTTTGGCCGGGGGAGATTATGCCTAAATTTGCACAGCAGATCGGAGATTTTTTCCCGACGACATGGTTTTTGCAAGCAGGAAGAGATGTTATAGCCGGGAAAGGTATTGCTGCTGCTTCACAGCAACTGATATATATGCTTAGCTTTGCAGCTCTACTTATATTTGTTTCCTTTATCGTAAGGAATGAAAAGGTAAGGACGTGA
- a CDS encoding P-loop NTPase fold protein, with translation MTKECTSFFLNDDPANKDEFESHERVADAIYELIKIEKNSKTIALTGQWGSGKSTIVSIINDKVLAEEPDIKIMEFDAWEHEGNSLRRSFLESLMDNLEKTKWSKAEQWIPTRNRISRKLKETETRSLPTLTKEGRNFIIATAFSTIGIMGLNKLSFATQNRLGLTWQVIPYISPNFVPYLVALLVLCALSPILLFLIYLLKPKDKNNKMNILSLFLNKVETVTKTETFENPEPTSIEFQIEFNKILGTVLSKYPKRKLVVVIDNLDRLSADDLLKTWSTMRTFLDATTKEEWKNRFWLILPFDKIALENTLHKNSDNTLKSKTQLFVNSLIDKTVQIKFDVPPPALSKWKNYMEKLLQNEVLPNHKNTDDFHDVYQVFLLYFVKESGDELITPRKIKLFLNQIAVIHRIWEDTIPLADQAFYVAMGLLDIDVYKELLKEEKMSVLYRYSYLLSDEFFNNMAALYLNVGKEDALQIIMGPRITAALLMGERKELKQLIGTHGFYDVLERVVLEEQESFVKDPTSLVKTAYTLSEIPASVENLKGINKVWRTLLAGVNNKTDWYIASKRAGIGYTELLKKANLEAKKNMLSHINMIEDFEDSSVDEWLQGISYVISYLENNDYLDLIRSIPNPINETSIFEFVGALKDTGLLNTMKLLSSYSIDPLKVKNELINRISNGSATAKEEIVLKRLYSISLVSPDNEIIQTINNRILQLGTSVQSSNELNTLLSLHLALLRIMSYPSDIIQETKSNLDSYLFNFYSFSNQHALIELEGTILCLILISNPALSLRQHSGNSSNGVNLIQNLIDYPHHNTHIVEPMIEEFKNNVDIEIAFSRQGIEGYSSQLAEIVLREIIKDKTYYYKNLNCNHIVKYYHLLDKASGGEIHDLLLHFVGQDEFINSLITSNFMPENSGLYRKVILMVEDISRNIVFDWIATNLKKLSNEFWRITLTEKDSFYDFFTDFINLHSNFTLGVDYADLIYMLVTDKLDEYKDDIIKLFSVVDDSHKESVILKIRRHINQSDNSVKDILKVFHGVIFEHVTEISKDYINELINVGFTKILQREDTKEIVEMANLFKMKPEIYKQGDPGIWNTFVDRVQNYQDINEENKVLQEAYEEVFSSVKKVSKGKRKSVQPST, from the coding sequence ATGACCAAAGAATGTACGTCCTTCTTTCTGAACGATGATCCTGCAAATAAAGATGAATTCGAGTCTCATGAGAGAGTGGCAGATGCAATATATGAATTAATAAAGATCGAAAAAAATAGTAAAACTATTGCTCTCACTGGCCAATGGGGGAGCGGTAAATCAACTATCGTTTCTATTATAAATGATAAAGTATTAGCCGAAGAACCGGATATTAAAATTATGGAATTCGATGCTTGGGAACACGAGGGGAATTCTTTAAGAAGAAGCTTTCTTGAGTCACTAATGGATAATTTGGAAAAGACTAAATGGAGTAAAGCAGAGCAATGGATTCCGACAAGAAATCGTATTTCTAGGAAACTAAAGGAAACAGAAACCAGATCCTTGCCTACATTGACTAAAGAGGGTAGAAATTTCATTATTGCTACTGCTTTTTCTACAATAGGAATAATGGGACTAAACAAACTTTCCTTTGCTACACAGAATAGGCTTGGATTAACTTGGCAGGTCATTCCATATATTAGCCCGAATTTCGTGCCTTATTTAGTAGCATTACTCGTTTTGTGTGCATTAAGTCCGATTTTACTTTTCTTAATATACCTACTTAAACCTAAAGATAAAAATAATAAGATGAATATATTATCCCTCTTTCTAAACAAGGTTGAAACAGTGACTAAAACTGAAACATTTGAAAATCCAGAGCCAACATCTATTGAGTTTCAAATTGAATTTAATAAAATTCTAGGAACCGTGCTGTCTAAATATCCAAAAAGAAAGCTTGTGGTGGTCATCGATAATTTAGATAGACTGTCTGCAGATGACTTGTTAAAGACATGGTCGACGATGCGTACTTTTCTTGATGCAACCACAAAAGAAGAATGGAAGAATAGATTTTGGTTAATTTTACCTTTTGATAAAATAGCTCTTGAAAATACTTTGCATAAAAATTCTGATAATACGTTAAAATCAAAGACTCAATTATTTGTTAATTCATTGATAGATAAAACAGTACAAATTAAATTCGATGTTCCCCCACCGGCTCTTTCTAAATGGAAAAACTATATGGAAAAGCTATTGCAGAACGAGGTTTTGCCTAATCACAAAAACACCGATGATTTTCATGATGTTTACCAAGTTTTCTTGCTTTATTTCGTTAAAGAAAGTGGAGATGAATTAATAACCCCAAGAAAAATAAAATTATTTTTGAATCAAATAGCAGTTATACATAGAATATGGGAAGACACTATACCATTGGCTGATCAAGCCTTTTATGTTGCGATGGGCCTTTTAGATATCGATGTGTATAAAGAGTTGCTTAAAGAAGAGAAAATGTCGGTTTTATATCGATACTCATATTTATTAAGTGATGAATTTTTTAACAATATGGCTGCATTATACTTAAATGTTGGAAAAGAGGATGCCTTACAAATTATTATGGGTCCAAGGATAACTGCTGCTCTCCTAATGGGGGAAAGAAAAGAATTAAAACAATTAATAGGAACTCATGGTTTTTATGATGTATTAGAAAGAGTAGTTCTAGAAGAACAGGAGAGTTTTGTTAAGGATCCTACCTCGCTTGTAAAAACAGCTTATACATTGTCGGAAATTCCAGCAAGTGTCGAAAATCTAAAAGGAATTAATAAAGTTTGGAGAACTCTTCTTGCTGGAGTTAATAACAAGACTGATTGGTATATAGCAAGTAAACGGGCGGGAATAGGGTATACTGAATTACTAAAGAAAGCAAATTTAGAGGCCAAAAAAAATATGTTATCTCATATCAATATGATTGAGGATTTTGAAGATTCTTCAGTAGATGAATGGTTACAGGGAATTAGCTATGTAATTAGTTATTTAGAGAATAATGATTATTTGGATTTAATTCGTTCAATACCTAATCCAATTAATGAAACTTCAATATTTGAATTCGTAGGGGCTTTAAAAGATACTGGTTTATTAAATACGATGAAATTATTATCTTCCTACTCTATTGACCCGTTAAAAGTAAAAAATGAACTCATTAACAGGATAAGTAATGGCAGTGCAACAGCTAAAGAAGAAATAGTGTTGAAAAGATTATATTCCATTTCATTAGTGTCTCCTGATAATGAAATCATTCAAACTATCAACAATAGAATTTTGCAGTTAGGTACCAGCGTTCAGAGTTCAAATGAATTAAATACACTGTTATCACTCCACTTAGCTTTATTAAGAATCATGTCATACCCGAGCGATATAATACAAGAGACGAAGAGTAATTTAGATTCTTATCTCTTTAATTTTTATTCTTTTTCTAACCAGCATGCACTTATTGAACTTGAAGGAACGATACTTTGTTTAATTCTTATTAGTAATCCAGCTTTATCGTTGAGACAACATTCAGGGAATTCATCGAACGGTGTGAATTTGATTCAAAATTTAATTGACTATCCTCACCACAATACACACATAGTTGAACCTATGATTGAAGAATTTAAAAATAATGTTGATATTGAAATCGCTTTTTCACGACAAGGAATTGAAGGATATTCTTCGCAACTGGCTGAAATAGTTCTTAGGGAAATAATAAAGGATAAAACATATTACTACAAAAATTTAAATTGTAATCATATTGTGAAGTATTATCATCTATTGGATAAAGCTTCAGGTGGGGAGATCCATGATTTATTACTACATTTTGTAGGTCAAGATGAGTTTATTAATTCACTAATCACCTCTAATTTTATGCCTGAAAATAGTGGACTTTATCGTAAGGTGATATTAATGGTTGAAGATATTAGTAGAAATATTGTATTTGATTGGATTGCTACTAATCTAAAGAAACTTAGTAATGAATTCTGGAGAATAACCCTTACTGAAAAAGATAGTTTTTATGATTTCTTCACTGATTTTATTAACTTACACTCCAACTTCACCTTAGGTGTTGATTATGCTGATTTGATATATATGCTAGTCACAGACAAATTAGATGAATATAAAGATGATATTATTAAATTGTTCTCTGTTGTAGATGATTCTCACAAAGAAAGTGTTATCCTTAAAATAAGACGTCACATCAACCAGTCAGATAATTCCGTAAAAGATATTCTAAAAGTTTTCCATGGAGTAATCTTTGAACATGTAACCGAAATATCGAAGGATTACATTAATGAGCTAATAAATGTAGGATTTACGAAAATACTTCAGCGCGAAGATACAAAAGAGATAGTAGAGATGGCAAATTTATTTAAAATGAAGCCTGAAATTTATAAACAGGGAGATCCGGGAATATGGAATACATTTGTTGACCGTGTGCAAAATTATCAAGACATTAATGAAGAAAATAAGGTATTACAAGAGGCATACGAGGAGGTTTTTTCAAGCGTGAAAAAAGTGAGCAAAGGTAAAAGAAAAAGTGTTCAACCATCAACATAG
- a CDS encoding ABC transporter ATP-binding protein: MIIEVSDVVKKYNKLDVLKGVNLSIREGEIFGLLGPNGAGKSTLMNTILGLLRFNSGSVKILGKDFSTHATEIKRKIGYVPQEIAIFETLNAIDNVTYWGRLYGLRGNELAQMVKKALEFTGLWDRRKSKVSTFSGGMKRRLNIACAIVHKPRVLFMDEPTVGVDPQSRNHILESIRIMNKEGTTVIYTTHYMEEIEAICDRVAIMDFGQIIALGTIDELIADHIHEQCLRLELTANTAEAVKVIESFDGVLSFSVNKEILEIKLDKDDSCIPRILEQLIKQHFNIKFMAVEKPDLETVFLQLTGKKLRD; this comes from the coding sequence ATGATAATCGAAGTTTCAGACGTGGTCAAAAAATACAATAAACTCGATGTGTTGAAAGGGGTTAATCTGAGCATACGTGAAGGTGAGATATTTGGGTTGCTAGGACCTAATGGGGCTGGGAAGTCTACGTTGATGAATACGATATTAGGACTTTTACGTTTTAACAGTGGCTCAGTGAAGATACTTGGCAAAGACTTTTCAACACATGCGACAGAAATTAAACGTAAAATTGGTTACGTTCCTCAAGAAATTGCTATATTTGAAACGTTAAATGCGATAGATAATGTCACTTATTGGGGCAGATTGTATGGTCTGCGAGGAAATGAATTAGCACAAATGGTTAAGAAGGCACTGGAGTTTACTGGTCTGTGGGACAGACGGAAATCGAAAGTGAGCACTTTTTCAGGCGGCATGAAGCGAAGGCTCAATATTGCTTGTGCGATTGTGCATAAACCGCGTGTTCTATTTATGGACGAACCGACGGTTGGGGTTGATCCGCAATCACGCAATCATATCTTGGAATCTATCCGTATAATGAACAAAGAAGGCACGACGGTCATTTATACGACTCACTATATGGAAGAGATTGAAGCAATCTGTGACCGTGTTGCTATCATGGATTTCGGTCAGATCATTGCACTTGGGACAATTGACGAATTAATCGCAGACCATATCCACGAACAGTGCCTAAGATTGGAACTCACTGCTAATACAGCAGAAGCTGTCAAAGTAATCGAGTCCTTTGATGGAGTTTTGTCCTTTAGTGTTAACAAAGAGATATTAGAAATTAAACTAGATAAAGATGACAGTTGTATTCCTCGTATACTGGAACAATTAATCAAGCAACACTTTAATATAAAATTTATGGCAGTAGAAAAACCGGATTTGGAAACGGTTTTCCTCCAATTAACAGGTAAAAAGTTGCGTGATTAA
- a CDS encoding PadR family transcriptional regulator, which produces MLIYVLLGFLCEKDMTGYEIKQKMTLSTSNFIDASFGSIYPMLKKMEKGELIKYEEVVEEGRFKKSYGITEKGKSEFIEWLKTPCTFSPFNYEYLNKLFFYKYLDDLEVVQLISSFQTTVASEYNKLASIEEKHVHEMGVYEHATLMFGKEYYQMIMNWHDRLTRKITGKKENEHENDKEF; this is translated from the coding sequence ATGTTGATTTATGTATTACTTGGGTTCCTCTGCGAAAAGGATATGACAGGCTATGAAATCAAGCAGAAGATGACGTTAAGTACTTCAAACTTTATTGATGCCAGCTTCGGCAGCATATATCCTATGCTGAAAAAAATGGAAAAGGGGGAGCTTATCAAGTATGAAGAAGTGGTAGAGGAGGGCAGATTCAAAAAATCATATGGGATCACGGAAAAAGGGAAGAGTGAATTTATAGAATGGTTAAAAACACCATGTACTTTTTCCCCTTTTAATTATGAGTATTTGAATAAGCTTTTCTTCTATAAATATCTTGACGATCTTGAAGTTGTCCAATTGATTTCCAGCTTTCAAACCACTGTCGCCAGTGAATATAACAAGCTTGCCTCGATAGAAGAGAAGCACGTTCACGAGATGGGTGTATATGAGCACGCGACGTTGATGTTTGGCAAGGAATATTATCAAATGATTATGAATTGGCACGATAGACTCACCAGAAAAATTACAGGAAAGAAGGAGAATGAACATGAGAATGACAAAGAATTTTAA
- a CDS encoding transposase has translation MELFAKFVNKTLSAILGGNPYKCCEVLINGTFPIRKLTHFKCGKKLTDVAIETIGKVHDGPIGEQLADKNYILVQDRAYGKIKRFDQYAREQQYFVTRIKENVMLVKPHSLKRQSVEDSNVTKDITCYLDKAHWGIEVFFRWIKQN, from the coding sequence ATAGAGTTATTTGCGAAGTTCGTAAATAAGACGTTAAGTGCAATTCTTGGGGGAAACCCGTATAAATGCTGTGAAGTTCTGATCAATGGAACGTTTCCTATTCGGAAACTGACTCATTTTAAATGTGGAAAGAAGCTCACCGATGTCGCCATTGAAACGATCGGTAAAGTCCATGATGGCCCCATTGGCGAACAGCTTGCAGATAAGAATTACATCCTTGTTCAAGACCGTGCTTACGGAAAGATCAAACGATTTGATCAATATGCTAGAGAACAACAGTATTTTGTTACTCGTATCAAAGAAAATGTCATGCTTGTGAAGCCACACTCGTTAAAACGCCAATCCGTTGAAGACTCAAATGTAACGAAAGATATCACTTGCTACCTAGACAAGGCACATTGGGGCATCGAAGTGTTCTTTAGATGGATTAAGCAAAACTAA
- a CDS encoding ABC-F family ATP-binding cassette domain-containing protein yields the protein MIKADNLSFSFPQKELYKNISFTLEEAQHCAFIGTSGSGKSTLIDILMDPERYLFDGRLEIDPTCRIGYVSQFSQLDKSKETTVFEYIGEEFIKIQNEITAICTEMETSPDIDSLLEQYQLALDAFDSMGGDDFESNINKKLNLANLMKLKDLRVSDLSGGEFKLIQVMKEMLECPDLMIMDEPDVFLDFENLNALKNLINSHKGILLVVTHNRYLLNHCFNKILHLENMELQEFDGRYIDYNFSLLQTKIELQELTIAEDEEIARNENIVNNLRAIATYNSEASRGKALKARVKFQERLEARRIKAPFVDIKQPDIRFGMDHEMDDCIVVNVNNYSVAFDELLLENVNFEIKSTDKVALIGANGTGKTTLLREIFKNNHYAIEINADVKVAYLSQQQGEVLQDSNTILEEFIDAGFKTYEEIRSYISDYGFEGEIVNQKIESLSGGEKNMLQLAKVSASKANVLLLDEPTSHLDTYTQIALEKAIEDYKGAILMISHDFYSVVNGMDYVLIIEDKTIRKLSMRKFRQMIYASHFDRGYLETEQKKKSVETKIELALKDTNFVLAKVLVDELEELIKLL from the coding sequence ATGATAAAAGCTGATAACTTATCCTTCTCATTTCCGCAAAAAGAACTATATAAAAACATTTCATTTACGTTAGAAGAGGCACAACATTGCGCTTTTATAGGAACAAGCGGCAGCGGGAAAAGTACACTGATCGATATACTGATGGATCCGGAAAGATATTTGTTTGATGGCAGGTTAGAGATAGACCCCACTTGCAGAATTGGGTATGTAAGCCAGTTCTCACAATTGGATAAATCTAAAGAAACAACCGTTTTTGAATATATAGGAGAAGAATTTATTAAGATACAAAATGAAATAACAGCTATTTGCACGGAAATGGAGACATCACCGGATATTGATTCGTTACTGGAACAGTATCAATTAGCTCTAGACGCCTTTGATTCAATGGGCGGGGATGATTTCGAAAGCAACATTAATAAGAAACTAAATCTGGCAAACCTCATGAAGCTAAAAGATCTTAGGGTGTCCGACCTGAGTGGCGGGGAATTCAAACTTATTCAAGTGATGAAGGAAATGCTTGAGTGTCCAGACTTAATGATTATGGACGAACCCGATGTATTTTTAGACTTTGAAAACCTAAATGCGCTTAAAAATCTTATTAATTCCCACAAAGGCATACTGCTGGTTGTTACGCACAACCGCTATCTATTGAATCATTGTTTCAACAAAATCCTGCACCTTGAAAACATGGAGCTCCAGGAGTTTGACGGGCGGTATATTGATTACAACTTCTCATTGCTGCAAACTAAGATTGAGCTGCAGGAACTCACAATCGCTGAAGATGAAGAAATTGCGAGAAACGAGAACATCGTCAATAATCTTAGAGCTATCGCAACTTATAATTCAGAAGCCTCCAGAGGGAAAGCGCTGAAAGCCAGAGTTAAATTTCAGGAAAGATTGGAAGCGCGGAGAATTAAAGCACCATTCGTGGATATTAAGCAACCAGATATCCGTTTCGGTATGGATCATGAAATGGACGACTGCATTGTTGTAAATGTTAATAATTATAGTGTTGCCTTTGATGAGCTGCTGTTAGAAAATGTTAACTTTGAGATCAAATCTACGGATAAAGTAGCCCTTATCGGTGCAAACGGTACCGGAAAAACGACTCTACTCCGGGAGATTTTCAAAAATAATCATTATGCAATTGAAATAAATGCGGATGTTAAAGTAGCTTATTTGTCTCAGCAGCAAGGCGAAGTGCTACAAGATTCTAATACCATACTGGAAGAATTCATCGATGCCGGGTTTAAAACTTATGAAGAGATTAGATCATATATTTCAGACTATGGTTTTGAAGGAGAAATCGTTAATCAAAAGATAGAATCTTTATCTGGTGGAGAAAAAAATATGCTTCAATTGGCTAAAGTTTCTGCCAGTAAAGCAAACGTATTGCTTCTTGATGAACCGACAAGTCATTTAGACACCTATACACAAATAGCACTGGAGAAAGCCATTGAAGACTATAAAGGTGCGATTCTCATGATTTCTCATGATTTCTATTCTGTGGTAAATGGTATGGATTATGTTTTAATCATTGAAGATAAGACGATTAGAAAGTTGAGTATGCGGAAATTTAGACAGATGATTTATGCTAGTCATTTTGATAGAGGCTATTTAGAAACGGAACAAAAGAAAAAATCAGTTGAAACGAAAATAGAATTGGCTTTAAAAGATACTAATTTTGTACTTGCAAAAGTATTGGTTGATGAGCTAGAAGAGTTGATTAAGTTGCTTTAA
- a CDS encoding TnsD family Tn7-like transposition protein produces the protein MIYFPPPFPDELLYSVLARYHARSGNENTKFTMRDLFGKKTVCAVTDFPGHLNDLHSLIPGNAIPLSVLINGHTLLPYYRPYITPEQYDNVTRDMIFGDGQSIYMKMGLAANKVKQLSYLRYCSACIEEDRSKYGAAYWHRYHQITGFNICSVHNCYLHNSKVSYAQRRNKHEFVMLESVLDSNSHQLEYSENALELLIAQQSEALLKMNYQAINEVAIRKVYYGRLSQMGLLTAKGHVRFQDLLPKFESFFGAIYLKEQRCSIDKNSQHTWLHKMLRKPRHGVHPLRHILLQLYLGIEVKEILEKKYVSAVLPFGEGPWPCLNKGSEHFGGFTIPTVNITRDYESGNSVGTFSCNCGFVYSRRGPDKKNEDLYRIGRIKNFGPTWIEKLIELNDNKDLGLRERARQLGVDAGTVKRQTNLLKLGAKGKAQQDSKPHKVYSFKVHSNKKIVTNIRVRVDWKKRDECLAEEVSRVAIEIKKSGNIRVSRNEIGRRLKCLTMIRTKLDKLPLTKEKLKDVTCKE, from the coding sequence ATGATTTATTTTCCACCACCATTTCCAGACGAGTTGTTATATAGCGTTTTAGCTCGATATCATGCTAGGTCTGGTAACGAAAACACTAAATTTACAATGAGGGATTTGTTTGGTAAAAAGACGGTCTGTGCGGTGACTGACTTTCCTGGACACCTGAATGATCTTCACTCGCTCATCCCTGGAAATGCGATTCCGCTTAGCGTACTAATTAATGGACACACGCTTCTTCCATACTACCGGCCTTACATTACGCCTGAACAGTATGATAATGTTACACGGGACATGATTTTTGGGGATGGGCAGTCCATTTATATGAAAATGGGGTTAGCTGCAAATAAAGTAAAGCAATTATCTTATCTGAGATATTGCTCTGCGTGTATCGAAGAAGATCGTAGTAAATATGGTGCAGCGTATTGGCATAGATATCATCAGATTACAGGATTCAACATATGCTCTGTTCATAATTGTTATCTGCATAATTCAAAAGTTTCTTACGCACAACGACGAAATAAGCATGAGTTTGTTATGCTTGAGTCTGTCTTAGATAGTAATTCGCATCAACTGGAGTACAGTGAGAACGCGTTAGAGTTATTAATCGCACAACAATCGGAAGCTTTACTAAAGATGAATTATCAAGCTATAAATGAAGTAGCGATAAGAAAAGTGTACTATGGGAGGCTGAGTCAAATGGGATTGCTCACTGCCAAGGGACATGTAAGGTTTCAAGATTTGCTACCTAAATTCGAATCCTTTTTTGGAGCAATCTATCTTAAAGAGCAGCGCTGCTCCATAGACAAGAACAGTCAGCATACTTGGTTGCATAAAATGCTCCGAAAGCCAAGGCATGGTGTACATCCTTTAAGGCATATCTTGCTTCAACTTTATTTGGGGATAGAAGTAAAAGAGATATTAGAAAAGAAGTACGTCAGTGCTGTATTACCATTTGGTGAAGGCCCCTGGCCTTGTCTGAATAAGGGATCTGAACACTTCGGGGGATTTACAATTCCGACTGTAAATATAACAAGAGATTATGAATCAGGGAATTCAGTAGGGACCTTTAGTTGTAATTGTGGTTTTGTTTACTCAAGGCGAGGTCCAGATAAAAAAAATGAAGATCTTTATCGAATAGGAAGGATTAAGAACTTTGGACCAACATGGATAGAAAAATTAATCGAATTAAACGACAATAAAGATCTTGGCTTGCGTGAGAGAGCGAGGCAGCTTGGTGTTGATGCTGGTACAGTCAAAAGACAAACAAACTTACTAAAACTAGGTGCGAAAGGGAAAGCTCAACAAGATTCGAAACCACATAAAGTATATTCATTTAAAGTACATAGTAATAAAAAAATAGTTACTAACATACGAGTGCGGGTTGATTGGAAAAAAAGAGATGAATGTTTAGCTGAAGAAGTTAGTCGAGTTGCTATTGAAATTAAAAAATCAGGAAATATACGAGTATCCCGTAATGAAATTGGAAGAAGGTTAAAGTGTTTAACGATGATTAGAACCAAACTTGACAAATTGCCCTTAACAAAAGAAAAGTTGAAGGACGTGACATGTAAGGAGTAG
- a CDS encoding ABC transporter permease, translating into MNILFQMFYAVKRIIMNPKAILINLLTYAIIILILGSVFGSTYDIQRSLGKVTIAYANLDSGRYGAIFDAVLHSNDVTQLAELKPVKSLDDGKVLINKDKADAIIYISDNFSDDRDPPHVVNVYLSTEYGVPTLVVKNIVSSLTNLMNTSSVIYNITGQTEVDAMSSEPQKNNEQNVKEQSLTSSNSSLQATTAMGYYSIAMILMLLLYGQEYGIFMASEDYLGTLGNRMRLSAVKPYVQYIGKGLGLSLVTFSQGVILLLLTKYVYGVDWGNHIIVVLLTLFILSILVTLLGMMLVIITRSIEKAQSLSNFITLGGTFIVGGFVIVDFGSLAYLSPSYYAKTALFNVIYGNQVEQALINIGVMILICVGLVLVSLVASRRTVE; encoded by the coding sequence ATGAATATTTTGTTCCAGATGTTCTATGCGGTTAAACGGATAATCATGAATCCAAAAGCAATTTTGATTAATCTGCTTACATATGCTATCATTATTCTCATTTTGGGTTCGGTATTCGGTAGTACATATGATATACAAAGGTCATTGGGGAAGGTCACAATAGCTTATGCAAACCTTGATTCAGGCAGGTATGGCGCTATTTTTGATGCTGTTTTACATTCAAATGATGTTACTCAGCTTGCGGAACTAAAGCCGGTTAAGTCATTAGATGATGGCAAAGTTCTTATTAATAAGGATAAAGCAGATGCCATTATTTATATTTCTGATAATTTCTCTGACGATAGAGATCCCCCCCATGTCGTCAATGTCTACTTATCAACAGAATACGGTGTACCTACGCTGGTTGTTAAGAACATTGTAAGTAGTCTAACCAATTTGATGAATACGTCTAGCGTTATTTACAACATAACAGGACAAACAGAAGTCGATGCGATGAGTTCCGAGCCGCAGAAGAATAATGAACAAAATGTCAAAGAACAATCCTTAACAAGTTCAAATTCAAGTTTGCAAGCGACGACTGCGATGGGGTATTACAGCATAGCGATGATATTGATGCTATTATTATACGGGCAAGAATACGGTATTTTTATGGCGTCTGAAGACTATTTAGGCACTTTAGGCAATCGAATGCGCTTGTCTGCTGTGAAACCGTATGTACAATATATTGGCAAAGGACTTGGTTTGTCATTGGTGACATTTTCCCAAGGGGTCATCTTACTTTTGTTAACAAAGTACGTATATGGTGTGGATTGGGGAAACCATATCATAGTTGTACTTCTTACTTTGTTTATATTATCCATACTCGTTACACTACTTGGGATGATGCTGGTTATTATTACACGTAGCATTGAAAAAGCACAATCATTATCCAATTTTATAACGCTGGGGGGGACTTTCATCGTTGGCGGTTTTGTAATCGTGGACTTTGGATCACTTGCCTATCTATCACCAAGCTATTATGCTAAGACTGCTCTTTTCAATGTCATATATGGGAATCAAGTGGAACAGGCACTTATTAATATTGGAGTAATGATATTAATTTGTGTCGGATTAGTGCTTGTAAGCCTGGTTGCTTCGAGGAGGACGGTAGAATGA